ACGGGCTGAACCTGCCGGGCGACGTTTTGGCGAAGGTCTATTCCGGAAACGCGCGGCGCATTCTGGGTTAGCGACTTCGCCGGTTGACGTCACCGGAAAGATCCCGCCGAACCTTTGGGGCTGACGAGTGGCACGGTTCAGCAACAGCCCGCTTGTCGAGTAATTTAGCCCATGCAAGCTGGCGGCAAACTCATCACCATCGCAGCGGCCCGGGAAGTGGCCGACGACGATCGCACCACCGGGCGCCGGCACTCTCAGAACAGGATCTGGAGTCGCAGCCCGGTCGTGATCGTGGTGTTCACGTTGATCGTGCTCGGGGTGGCAACCTGGAAGTCGTAGGTCAACCGGCACCACGGGGTGATCGCGTAGTTGTAGAACAGTTCCACCCCGTGCTCGTCTCGCTGCGGTGTGAACGGGCGAGCGAGGGCCTTGAAGTTGTCGCTCAGCCCCAGGTAGTAGTACCCGACCCCGAACGTGTCCAACTTGCGCCCGGGGATCATGCTGCGCCCGCCGATCCCGCCATTAGCAACGAATCGGACCGGGTTCGGGTTCCCGTCCGAGATCCCGAACTGCCCGAACAGCCCCCAGTTCCGCTTCTCGTCCAACTCGTCCACCCAAATCGATTGGTAGAAGTTGGCGTACACGGACCACGAACCGGTCTCGAGCGGGGTGGCCGGGTTGCGCGCCACCAGGGACCGCAGGAACGGGATGTTCAGGTACGCGGCCGGGTCGAACGACCGGTACTTCGCGGTGCTGTACGTCCCCCCGAAGTTGTACGCACCGGGCCGGTCCAGGAACTTCGTGCGCAGCACCAGGTCGGGCACCAGGACCACGCCGCGGTCGTACAGGTTTTGCAGCCCGCTGGTCGCTCGCTCCTCCGGGTCGAACACCGTAAACGTGAACACAGGTTCGAGATCCTTGAGTACCGCGAACCCGGCTCCGGCGGCGGCATACGGGATCGTCCGGGCCACGATCGGGTTGAACACCAGCGAGGTGTTCTGGAACCCTTCGAGGCCCGGCTTGTTGGTCCCCAACCCGGGGCTGTAGCGCAGCGGGTACTCGTCGAGTGTGTTGATCTTCCCTGCGTACACCGCGAAGTTCTCGCTGAGGGCTTGGGTGAGTTTCAGCCCGGTGATCGAGGTGATACTCGTCGTCGCGTCGGGGAAGTTCATCGCGATGTTACTGGGCGCGATCAGCCCGTCGATCCCGTTGAGGTCGGTACCGTACCGGGTTTCCGCGTGCATGTTCAGGAACAACCCCTTCCACAGCCCGAGCTTCTGCCCGTCCACGTTGAACAGGTAATCGAGCTTCCCGCCGTACTCCCACGCGCGCTCGTTTCCCCCGGCCGTAACCCCTTGATAGAACTGTGTCGCGAACAAATCGAAGGTGAGCCCGCGGTTGGCTAACGCCGAGCGTGCCCCCCACCAATCCCCGGTCAGCCGCGCCCGGGAGAAGAGGTCGCCGGCATACGGGTTCGCCGGAGGAACTGGTTCGGTGGCCACGGTCCCCGCCGGTTCAGAAGGAGTAGGTGCCGTTGTTCCCTGTGACGGCCCCTCGACTGCAACCGGCACCGAGTTCGGACCGGGTGTTACCGCCTGGGGATATTGCCCGAACGCGAGCGCGCCGGAGAACAACAGCACTACGGACGCAATCACGACCTGTCGGAAGTCGGCGCGCATAACGAACCTCCGTGCCCCACCGTCGGGCGCGCAAGGAGTGAATAGCCGGGCTACGGGAGGTATCGGACCGCAGTGGAAGCCGCGTAACGTGCGATCGCAGCTTGTGTCGGAACGTCGCGGTATTTGGGAAAGCTGGTCCGTCTTGGCAACCGGAGTTACCCCGCGCTCGGCGTACCAGAAGAGGCACCACGACGTCTCCCACCACGGCTGCGACGTGACCAAGCAGAAGAAAATTCAGGCGATCAACACCTTCCATGTTGGGGAACTCGCGTACCTGCTGGGGAAACTAAAAGCGGTCCCGGGCGGGGACGGTACGCTCCTCGACCGGTGCCTGATCCTGTACGGCTCCGGCATCAGCGACGGCGACACGCACAACCACGACGACCTCCCGATTCTGCTCGCGGGAGCGGAAACGGCACCGTGAAGACCGGGCGGCACGTCCGCTGCGCGCGTGAAACGCCGCTCACGAACCTGTACGTGTCGGTGCTCGACCGACTGGGCGCGCCCGTCGAGTCGTTCGGTGACAGCACCGGGCGATTGAGGGAATTGGAGGAATGAACTCCCCTGACGTGCAGTCACGTCAAACGGGTCCGTGCAAGTTGCTAGGCGTGTCGTGCATTTCGCACGGCGGCCCCCCGGTTACCAAAACGCAGTAGTTCTCTCGATCCCCTTTCTGTGCGGGCGGTTGTGGCAACTCGCGGCCTCGGGCACGGTGGTTGCCTGTACCGCACGCGGATCGGTCGGTGGTGTCGGGTGGCAGTCCCGGGCGACGTGAAACTGCTTGGCGGGTGCCGACGCCATTCGAGTGGGCACAGACCTCGGGTGCCGAACCCGAGTAACAACGAGGAGACTCCGATGGCTGAGATGATGTGGCGGGTGTGCGCGGCGGTCCCTGTGTTCCTGCTTTTGGCGCTGGGCGGGCGCGCAGAAGACGTGAAACCGATCGACGAGGGCAAGGGAGCCGAGTTCCAGGGCAAGAAGATCGAGATGAAGGACAAGGGCGAGGTCGCCATCTTGCTGTCCTTCGTGGCCGGGAAGGAGTTCGAGGCCACCACGGACGGGGTGAAGGAAACCGACGTCCACCTATTCGTCTACGACGAGGCCGGCAAGGAGGTCGGGAAGGACGACAGCACCGGCCCGAAGTGCTCGGTGAAGATCACCCCGCCGAAGGACGCGAAGTACAAGTTCGTCATCAAGAACTCCAAAGGTGACAACACCGTGACCTTTGCGGTCAAGGTCGCCAAGTAACGGGATTCGGCGAGACAGCGGCGCCGGGTGCTACCCGGCGCCGCTGTCTCGCACCATGCTCGAAGGGCTTGGACTTTACGAGGATGAAATCGCTCGGACCCGTCTCCTACGAGCCCATGACGACCGCAGATTCGTTGAGCCGCTCCGTCGGCGGATGTCCTCGTGCGGAAAAGAGGGTGTCGAGGCGAGGTGACGCGCTCGGACACAGAAAAACCTGCGGCCCGGGAATCGTACCCGGGCCGCGGTGCTTTTCTCACGGCGACCACCGCAGGTACTTTGCGCGTCCGTTTAGAACTCGGTGAACCCGCTGTGGTCATCGTTCCCGAGGCGGTCCAGTTTGTGCCCGTGGCCGTTGGAATGCCCGTTCTTGAGTGCCTTGGCGACCGCGGGCCGGGGCTTGGTCGCCGGGGCCTTGCTCCGGGGTGCGAGGCGCGGGGCCGTGCGCCCCTCGTCGCTGAGTTTGAACCGCGCAACGAGGTCGCGGAGTTGCCCGGCTTGGTCCGTCAACGTTTGGGCCGTGGCCGACATCTCTTCGGTCTGGGAGGCGTTCTTCTGGGTGACGGAATCCATCTGTGAGACGGCCTTGTTGACCTGCTCGATGCCCACCGACTGCTCCTTACCCGCGGCCGCGATCTCCGTGATGATGTCCGTCACGCGCTTCACGCTCGTCACGATCTCACCGAGCGTCGAACCCGACTGGTTGACAAGTTCGGTCCCGGCGTCCACCTTCTTGACCGAGTCCTCGATCAGCGACTTGATCTCCTTCGCGGACGTGGCACTGCGTTGGGCGAGGTTGCGGACTTCGGAGGCGACGACGGCGAACCCGCGCCCCTGTTCACCGGCTCGTGCGGCTTCGACGGCCGCGTTGAGCGCGAGCAGGTTGGTCTGGAACGCGATCTCGTCGATCGTCGTGATGATGTCTGCGATCTTCCTCGAGGACTGATTGATCTCACTCATCGCATCCACCGCGTGGCCGACCACCTGACCACCCTTCTCGGCGATTTCTTTGGAGTTGCTGGCGAGCTGGCGGGCTTGCTGTGCGCTGTCGGAGTTCTGGCGCACGGTGGCGGTGATCTCTTCCAGAGTGCTGGCCGTTTCTTCCAGACTACTCGCTTGCTCCTGAGCACCGGTGGAGATCTCGTCGCTGGCCGCGGAGAGCTGACCTGAAGCGTCAGCGAGTTGCTCGGACACCTCGCGCACGCCCTCGAGTGCGGTGCGGACCGAGACCACGGCCTTGTTGAGCGCGGCGGACATCTGCCCGACCTCGTCGGTACCCAGATCCGGGGCCGGTTGGGTGAAGTCCCCTGCGGCCAGCGCGCTCACCGAAGTCATGATGGTCGCGACTTTCTGCTTCAGCATGATCGCGTCCTCCTTGACCTTCAGTTCCATGCCCTTGGTGGCAGTGATGTCGTTCGCGTACTTGACCACCTTGAGCGGTTTCCCGTCGAGCCCCGGGATCGGGTTGTACGAGGCCTGAATCCAGACTTCCTTGCCGCCCTTGCCCACGCGCTTGAACTCGGACGCAATGGATTCGCCGCGGTTCAGACGGCTCCAGAAGTCGCGGTATTCGGAACTCGCTGCGTAGGACGGTTCAACGAATATGCTGTGGTGCCGGCCTTGGATCTCGGGCAGGCTGTACCCCGTCGCGCGCAGGAAGTTCTCGTTGGCGCTCGCGATGGTTCCGTCCAGCTTGAACTCGATCACCGCCTGGGCCTTGCCGATGGCCACGATTTGCGCCGCGAAGTCCGCGTTCTGCTCGCGCTGCTTGCCCATCGCTTCCCAATTAACTTTATCTTGTTGGAGCGCGGTCCGCATGCCCTGAACGGTGGCGTTGAGAGTCGTTGCCATCTGTGCGATTTCGTCCGCTCCGTTCGCCTCCACGTG
This region of Gemmata massiliana genomic DNA includes:
- a CDS encoding methyl-accepting chemotaxis protein, producing MLQSILSQLAKIRIGPRLMGGFLVVATTGAVLGYMALSALADVRKYQVNAATNLVPSVMELDKARVGSLAVQRGERTALFSAQRKDEDGIRGARGRIDAGMKKMDEGLKQYGALPMIDKEAALWKKTQVAVAEWKRETEQVLAAIDRRDFEKGAELLPQELKAANRMNELLDEHMHIQEECANQEMTEADALYTGTRTTLQVVIAGTVLVAIGFGFVLTVSIARPLVNMQASLAAVSTGDLTQHVEANGADEIAQMATTLNATVQGMRTALQQDKVNWEAMGKQREQNADFAAQIVAIGKAQAVIEFKLDGTIASANENFLRATGYSLPEIQGRHHSIFVEPSYAASSEYRDFWSRLNRGESIASEFKRVGKGGKEVWIQASYNPIPGLDGKPLKVVKYANDITATKGMELKVKEDAIMLKQKVATIMTSVSALAAGDFTQPAPDLGTDEVGQMSAALNKAVVSVRTALEGVREVSEQLADASGQLSAASDEISTGAQEQASSLEETASTLEEITATVRQNSDSAQQARQLASNSKEIAEKGGQVVGHAVDAMSEINQSSRKIADIITTIDEIAFQTNLLALNAAVEAARAGEQGRGFAVVASEVRNLAQRSATSAKEIKSLIEDSVKKVDAGTELVNQSGSTLGEIVTSVKRVTDIITEIAAAGKEQSVGIEQVNKAVSQMDSVTQKNASQTEEMSATAQTLTDQAGQLRDLVARFKLSDEGRTAPRLAPRSKAPATKPRPAVAKALKNGHSNGHGHKLDRLGNDDHSGFTEF
- a CDS encoding carbohydrate porin; translation: MRADFRQVVIASVVLLFSGALAFGQYPQAVTPGPNSVPVAVEGPSQGTTAPTPSEPAGTVATEPVPPANPYAGDLFSRARLTGDWWGARSALANRGLTFDLFATQFYQGVTAGGNERAWEYGGKLDYLFNVDGQKLGLWKGLFLNMHAETRYGTDLNGIDGLIAPSNIAMNFPDATTSITSITGLKLTQALSENFAVYAGKINTLDEYPLRYSPGLGTNKPGLEGFQNTSLVFNPIVARTIPYAAAGAGFAVLKDLEPVFTFTVFDPEERATSGLQNLYDRGVVLVPDLVLRTKFLDRPGAYNFGGTYSTAKYRSFDPAAYLNIPFLRSLVARNPATPLETGSWSVYANFYQSIWVDELDEKRNWGLFGQFGISDGNPNPVRFVANGGIGGRSMIPGRKLDTFGVGYYYLGLSDNFKALARPFTPQRDEHGVELFYNYAITPWCRLTYDFQVATPSTINVNTTITTGLRLQILF